A genomic window from Plasmodium reichenowi strain SY57 chromosome 6, whole genome shotgun sequence includes:
- a CDS encoding hypothetical protein (conserved Plasmodium protein, unknown function), producing MSSVYTIEKLNDILKYNIRGNKKKEAKIKSNHDIIKVKEKEKGENYNDKYLNKSKLIGKKYIDKVINECNDIYINDYLYNNKLYQHIYNMHDNKKINNDIRMMNQNNNDIRMMNQNNNDIEYKQYTNLNIDNKLCKVKGQHLYQGKAGITNEIIIETFNTNEECIYVENCILEVYIKRKDQIDKLNYNKNEYINTPYNDNNMYGKFINNNLFNKYLYDKHHSLINLNYNKYNINANFSNYKNVGEYSSKQHEHQYDTHEGNDDDVSYDPPHLKNNEHDTNHIQTNVNVNDDDVNDDDVNDDDDNNNKLCVPNNINEKKNTYCIMTKKHINNHHPYHDHYNNNNNNTTYYDTIKEGYLNNNLEYDEESNKLIKDSIKCNVKDLKNGTYIITYNLKKCGHYYLSIFHNKKHIAESPYLLEIKPSEAYAANCVIYKNDITNQFIIPYDKNEEMLSCDDNKKIYKNNIICDYNNICDYNNICDYNNICDNNNICDYNNNVPCEGTLHRASNKTDKIHHNDRENKKKMHLLKFTKEEEEEELNKTFNNFFIQCYDAYENKICKGGDILEVEGIGDIKIINIQDLNNGTYEVIYKYIKSNVENNNNNNNYYYYSNIYREIHVTLNKVHIKGSPFRIIFKNDNNMYYINKLKNILQIEDYNINSFELIERILNIIKSYKNHIKDNFIIDEKIINSLLYSDPFMNINSYYYNKKELYEILQKVDIQLISLMSIPMKEQLFHYIKYINNDHKIVQLKKLLFNDLIYELGYILKNINLYYHFFQNDMEDLKSKRILQNQIIKEANIMYKSLRDKNIHTLPFNFSINDMNIYKQNLTNKKKQLLQKHNMLVQKYKDIKMKEKQFIQDRKQLTNQLTKKYQLHQYVYERSTNALVEINTNLKKKTIQSIKQYTAYEQKLLSLKGHNKTTLKEK from the coding sequence ATGAGTAGCGTATACACCATCGAAAAATTgaatgatatattaaaatataatataagaggaaataaaaaaaaagaagcgaaaataaaaagtaatcatgatattataaaggtaaaagaaaaagagaAAGGAGAAAATTACAATGacaaatatttaaataaaagtaaacttatagggaaaaaatatattgataaagttataaatgaatgtaatgatatatatataaatgattatttatataataataaattatatcaacatatatataatatgcatgataataaaaaaataaataacgACATTAGAATGATgaatcaaaataataatgacatTAGAATGATgaatcaaaataataacgatatagaatataaacaatataccaatttaaatatagataataaattatgtaaAGTTAAAGGACAACATTTATATCAAGGAAAAGCTGGTATTACaaatgaaattattatagaaacatttaatacaaatgaagaatgtatttatgtagaaaattgtatattagaagtatatataaaaagaaaagatcAAATCGATAAActaaattataataaaaatgaatacataaatactccatataatgataataatatgtatgggaaatttataaataataatctttttaataaatatttatatgataaacATCATTCTTTAATcaatttaaattataataaatataatataaatgcCAACTTTTcgaattataaaaatgtagGTGAGTATTCCTCAAAACAACATGAACATCAATATGATACACATGAAGgaaatgatgatgatgtGTCATATGATCCGCCACAtctaaaaaataatgagCATGATACAAATCATATACAAACAAACGTTAATGttaatgatgatgatgttaatgatgatgatgttaatgatgatgatgataataataataagttATGCGTCCCgaacaatataaatgaaaaaaaaaacacatACTGTATTATGACAAAGaaacatattaataatcATCATCCCTATCATgatcattataataataataataataatacaacaTACTATGATACCATAAAAGAGGGATacttaaataataatttagaATACGATGAAGAATCTAATAAATTAATCAAAGACAGCATAAAATGTAATGTAAAAGATTTAAAGAATGGtacttatattattacttataatttaaaaaaatgtggACATTACTATTTATctatttttcataataaaaaacatatagCTGAATCTCCATATCTTCTTGAAATAAAACCATCAGAAGCTTATGCTGCAAATTGTGTAATTTATAAGAACGATATTACTAATCAGTTTATTATTCCTTACGacaaaaatgaagaaatgTTATCatgtgatgataataaaaaaatatataaaaataatataatatgcgattacaataatatttgtgattataataacatttgtgattacaataatatttgtgataataataacatttgtgattataataataatgtacCGTGTGAAGGAACTCTTCATCGTGCATCTAATAAGACAGACAAGATACATCACAACGATCGtgagaataaaaaaaaaatgcatcttttaaaatttaCAAAAGAAGAAGAGGAAGAAGAACTAAACAAAACTTTTAATAACTTCTTTATACAATGCTATGATGCTTAcgaaaataaaatatgtaaagGTGGAGACATTTTAGAAGTAGAAGGTATTGGTGatataaagataattaATATCCAAGATTTAAATAATGGTACATATGAAgtgatatataaatatatcaaaagtaatgttgaaaataataataataataataattattattattattcgaatatatatagagaAATCCATGTTACTTTAAATAAAGTACATATTAAAGGGTCTCCATTtagaattatttttaagaatgataataatatgtattatataaataaattaaaaaatattttacaaatagaagattataatattaattcaTTTGAATTAATAGAAagaatattaaatataataaaatcatataagaaccatataaaagataattttataatagatgagaaaattataaattctttattatacTCTGATCcttttatgaatataaattcatattattataataaaaaagaattatatgaaatattacaaaaagTTGATATACAACTTATATCTTTAATGTCTATACCTATGAAAGAAcaattatttcattatattaaatatataaataatgatcaCAAAATCGTACAATTAAAAAagttattatttaatgatttaatatatgaattaggatatatattaaaaaatattaatctttattatcatttttttcaaaatgaCATGGAAGATCTCAAAAGTAAAAGAATTTTACAAAATCAAATAATTAAAGAAGctaatattatgtataaatcATTAAgagataaaaatatacatacattACCTTTTAACTTTTCTATTAATGatatgaacatatataaacaaaatttaacaaataaaaaaaaacaactCTTACAAAAACATAATATGTTAgtacaaaaatataaagatataaaaatgaaagaaaaacaaTTTATACAAGATAGAAAACAATTAACAAACCAATTAACCAAGAAATATCAACTCCACCAATATGTTTATGAACGATCAACAAATGCATTAGTAGAAATTAATACAAacttgaaaaaaaaaactataCAAAGTATTAAGCAATATACAGCTTATGAGCAAAAGTTGTTATCCTTAAAAGGTCACAACAAAACAACACtcaaagaaaaataa
- a CDS encoding cytosolic Fe-S cluster assembly factor NAR1, putative, producing the protein MFSNLIKLENLNDYNNEAEKCIKPFLYKNSSIDDEENDNFIQVERPNLINIKKIKKKNYNRKERGEISLTDCLACSGCVTNEETTFLKSQNCIEIINTVKKKKINIISLSLQSVTALSVYYKLPISTIQKKLCFFFKSLNFHYVYDSSLGELITLNEAKKEFLEYFFKNNETYENNNIYPCDDHVENVNHQKEKNILIRSIFNDKKKKKKNPSYNDNNNNDNDNDYDNNNNNNNNNNDNDYDNNNNDKHYRNNSYDKYVSSYSNNSSNKFSLQYKDKKIGQKTFPLICSHCSGTVIYGEKNFENDLLNSFSKIKSSQDIQGIILKILHLHNSVLYTYPSLNKYIYNNFFRLYNYKFNWINICRKHFLKNYRFNDSASKKKNNNNFDNDNNMGVFKEMEALNIYDINHVYLLYCFDKKLEACRIHQEQQTSIENNMKNYLSGQNVDYNIYIKKEQDQNKFYCVDAVMTTVELIELINNMNIDFYTLPELYVDNIYKLIKRISQDDIRGVHNIVSALSDVLNENVSSTTKMEHIKNNNDDDNNNNNNNNNICTAQEYKDKSIATGNMNEQNKKNNIMLNHTEANYMKYIYDDLFLHYLIRCSHKNNISMGYGEEIFKYVCKEIFNFPVDENNFNLKYEDIIVLSLFKNNNCVFRVILSYGFKSMHNVLRKIKELKNEHTKNYKNVDEQVSHYDENKNTYDINITYNLLFNGRIDYVELMACEKGCLFGCAQNIFSEPVEKFSYCSCNNFDIFKKLDKQEIISNFDFLQVSNDKNKKETNKLCCNENHKNYVMNSLYNNNNNNNNNNDQDENLFISEYKDKEKLFKKLFNTMHDDQYTLYVNSKNCIYDHTINSFLKNIFHVFNNANFHLFKATFSSKKKLDITNW; encoded by the coding sequence ATGTTTTCTAATTTAATTAAACTAGAGAATTTGAATGACTATAACAATGAAGCtgaaaaatgtattaaGCCCTTCTTATATAAGAATTCATCTAttgatgatgaagaaaatgacAATTTTATACAAGTGGAAAGACcgaatttaataaatataaagaaaataaaaaaaaagaattataataGAAAAGAAAGAGGAGAAATATCCTTAACAGATTGTTTAGCTTGTAGTGGTTGTGTTACAAATGAAGAAAcaacatttttaaaaagtcAGAATTGtatagaaataataaatactgtaaaaaaaaagaaaattaatattatctcTTTATCCTTACAAAGTGTAACAGCATTATCTGTATATTACAAATTACCAATATCAACAATTCAAAAGaaattatgttttttttttaaatctttaaattttcattatgTATATGATTCATCATTAGGAGAATTAATAACGTTAAATGAAGCGAAAAAAGAATTTcttgaatatttttttaaaaataatgaaacatatgaaaataataatatatatccttGTGATGATCATGTTGAAAATGTAAATCAtcaaaaggaaaaaaatatattaattcgTAGCATATTTAatgataagaaaaaaaaaaaaaaaaatccttcttataatgataataataataatgataatgataatgattatgataataataataataataataataataataatgataatgattatgataataataataatgataaacATTATAGGAATAATAGTtatgataaatatgttTCTTCCTACTCAAACAACTCAAGTAATAAATTTTCCTTAcaatataaagataaaaaaataggACAGAAAACCTTTCCACTAATATGTTCCCACTGTAGTGGTACTGTTATATAtggagaaaaaaattttgagAACGATTTATTAAATAGTTTTAGTAAGATAAAAAGTAGTCAAGATATTCAAGGgattattttaaaaatattacatttgCATAACAGtgttttatatacatatccttctttaaataaatatatttacaataatttttttagattgtataattataaatttaattggataaatatatgtaggaaacattttttaaagaattataGATTTAATGATAGTGCgtcaaaaaaaaaaaataataataattttgataatgataataatatgggtgtatttaaagaaatggaagctttaaatatatatgatataaatcatgtttatttattatattgtttcGATAAGAAGTTAGAAGCTTGTCGAATACACCAAGAACAACAGACTAgtatagaaaataatatgaaaaattatttatctGGTCAAAATGTTGactataatatatatataaaaaaggaacaagatcaaaataaattttattgtGTAGATGCTGTTATGACAACAGTTGAATTAAttgaattaataaataatatgaacattGATTTTTATACTTTACCAGAATTATATgttgataatatatataagcttataaaaagaattagTCAAGATGATATACGTGGGGTACATAATATAGTAAGTGCTTTGTCTGATGTgttaaatgaaaatgttAGCTCAACAACAAAAATGGAACACatcaaaaataataatgatgatgataataataataataataataataataatatatgtactgctcaagaatataaagataaatCAATCGCCACAGGGAACATGAAcgaacaaaataaaaaaaataacatcATGTTAAATCATACAGAAGcaaattatatgaaatatatttatgatgatttatttttacattatttaattcGCTGTAgtcataaaaataatatatccaTGGGATATGGAGAggaaatatttaaatatgtgtgtaaagaaatatttaatttccCAGTggatgaaaataattttaatttaaaatatgaagaCATAATCGttctttctttatttaagaataataattgtgTGTTTAGGGTAATCTTATCCTATGGTTTTAAGAGTATGCACAATGTTTtgagaaaaataaaagaattaaagAATGAGCATACaaagaattataaaaatgtggATGAACAAGTATCACattatgatgaaaataaaaatacatatgatattaatattacatataatcTCTTATTCAATGGTAGAATTGATTATGTTGAATTAATGGCATGTGAAAAGGGTTGTCTTTTTGGATGTGCTcagaatattttttcagAACCTGTTGAGAAATTTTCCTATTGTTCCTGCAataattttgatatatttaaaaagttAGATAAACAGGAGATTATTTCAAACTTTGATTTTTTACAAGTATCCAATGATAAGAATAAGAAAGAAACAAACAAATTATGTTGTAATGAgaatcataaaaattatgttatgaattctttatataataataataataataataataataataatgatcaagatgaaaatttattcatttctgaatataaagataaagaaaaattgTTTAAGAAATTGTTTAATACCATGCATGATGATCAATATACTTTATATGTAAACTCtaaaaattgtatatatgatcatactattaattcatttttaaaaaatatatttcacGTTTTTAACAATGCAAACTTTCACCTTTTTAAAGCTACCTTCtcttcaaaaaaaaaattggaCATAACCAACTGGTAA